One genomic region from Nostoc sphaeroides encodes:
- a CDS encoding dolichyl-phosphate-mannose--protein mannosyltransferase — MTKKWFRIGMVSIFLLSLALRFWGLERFNTLVFDEVYFAKFGNNYLTHTPFFNAHPPLSQYMIGIGIWIGSHIPFWHDTVNGLTGSLRSPWTYRWFNALTGSFIPLVVGAIAYQLSYRRSFAILAGLFTACDGIFLVESRYALSNIYIVIFGLLGHWFLLLALDNQNRRRSFWLVFAGIAFGASVGTKWNGLWFLSGAYFIWIAAWVIHLIYSFLNSKLLFISPSLKEAGVETRLIASAQESGVETRLIASVQESGVSTYSPPSSSSPPSVSSQTPLQNLTQLNIFHILFYLGVIPALIYSIIWIPHLQLDKTYGFIAVHQQILKFHLQLGGNSSNVHPYCAAWYKWPLMTRPMAYYYQTAKSITEPLPVMGPPLPAGAGQVIYDVHAMGNPFLWWFGVAAMLFLVGMLVSQPVILWVKEKRFSVPATLSVDTWIALYLVINYAANLLPWVKVTRCVFIYHYMCAVVFVFLAIAWFVDQCLRSYYQQLRALGVTITFIILVAFIFWMPIYLGLPLLPHDYKLRMWFNSWI, encoded by the coding sequence ATGACAAAAAAGTGGTTCCGAATTGGGATGGTGAGTATATTTCTTTTGTCACTCGCCTTAAGGTTTTGGGGGCTGGAGCGATTCAACACTCTGGTATTTGATGAAGTTTACTTTGCCAAATTTGGTAATAATTATCTCACGCATACCCCATTTTTTAATGCTCATCCGCCGCTAAGTCAATATATGATCGGCATCGGCATTTGGATTGGCAGCCACATTCCTTTTTGGCACGATACGGTAAATGGGCTGACAGGTTCATTGCGATCGCCTTGGACTTATCGGTGGTTCAATGCCCTTACTGGCTCATTTATTCCTTTAGTTGTAGGTGCGATCGCTTATCAATTAAGTTATCGTCGTAGCTTTGCAATCCTTGCAGGTTTGTTCACAGCTTGTGATGGCATTTTTCTAGTTGAGTCTCGCTATGCTTTAAGTAATATTTATATCGTCATCTTTGGTTTATTAGGACACTGGTTTTTATTATTAGCATTAGATAACCAAAATCGGCGACGTTCTTTTTGGTTAGTTTTTGCTGGCATTGCTTTTGGTGCGTCAGTCGGTACTAAGTGGAACGGTTTATGGTTCCTCTCAGGTGCTTATTTCATTTGGATAGCAGCTTGGGTAATCCATTTGATATATTCTTTTCTTAACTCCAAACTTCTTTTTATATCCCCTTCATTGAAGGAGGCAGGAGTAGAGACGCGATTAATCGCGTCTGCACAAGAGTCAGGAGTAGAGACGCGATTAATCGCGTCTGTACAAGAGTCAGGAGTTAGTACTTATTCTCCCCCATCCTCATCATCACCCCCATCAGTTTCATCTCAGACACCACTACAAAACCTAACTCAGCTAAACATTTTTCATATCCTGTTTTATCTAGGAGTTATCCCAGCTTTGATTTACAGCATCATCTGGATTCCTCACCTTCAACTAGATAAAACTTATGGATTTATTGCAGTACATCAGCAAATTTTGAAGTTTCACTTACAGCTAGGTGGCAATAGTTCTAACGTCCATCCTTATTGTGCTGCCTGGTACAAATGGCCGTTGATGACTCGACCAATGGCATATTATTATCAAACGGCTAAAAGTATCACCGAACCCTTACCTGTGATGGGCCCGCCTTTGCCTGCTGGTGCTGGACAAGTTATTTATGATGTCCATGCAATGGGCAATCCATTTTTGTGGTGGTTTGGTGTTGCTGCCATGTTGTTTTTAGTAGGGATGCTGGTGTCACAACCCGTAATTCTTTGGGTAAAAGAAAAGCGTTTTTCAGTGCCTGCAACTCTTAGTGTTGATACTTGGATTGCCTTGTATTTAGTTATAAATTATGCTGCTAATTTATTACCTTGGGTGAAAGTAACAAGGTGCGTTTTTATCTACCACTATATGTGTGCAGTGGTGTTTGTATTTTTAGCGATCGCTTGGTTTGTTGATCAGTGTCTTCGCAGTTATTATCAACAACTCCGGGCGCTAGGTGTCACCATTACTTTTATCATTCTAGTTGCTTTTATTTTCTGGATGCCCATTTATTTGGGTTTACCCCTCTTACCTCACGATTATAAGCTGCGAATGTGGTTCAACTCTTGGATTTGA